GCTCTGAGCGCCCTGCGCGGAGCCGACGACGGCGGCGCGGGACGTGCTCTTACGGCCCGGCCTGCGGCGTCCGCGCAGTCGCGGGTCGTTGAGGTCGTTCATGCTCTCACCCATGAGCGTGAGGCCCAGGACGGTCAGCACGATCGCGGCGCCCGGGAAGACGCCGGTCCACCAGATCCCGGACGAGGCGTCGGACATGGCCTTGTTGAGGTCGAAGCCCCACTCGGCCGCGGACGTCGGTTCGATGCCGAAGCCCAGGAAGCCCAGACCGGCCAGGGTCAGGATGGCCTCCGAGGAGTTCAGCGTGAAGATGAGCGGCAGGGTGCGGGTGGCGTTCTTGAAGATATGGCGGCCCATGATGCGCCATGGGGACGCGCCCACCACCTTGGCGGACTCCACGAACGGCTCGGCCTTGAGGCGGATGGTCTCCGCACGGATCACGCGGAAGTACTGCGGCACGAACACCACGGTGATGGAGAACGCACAGGCGAGCACGCCGCCCCAGAAGCTGGACTGGCCGTGGCTGATCACGATCGACATGACGATGGCGAGCAGCAGCGACGGGAAGGCGTAGATCGCGTCGGCGACGACCACGAGGATCCGGTCCACCCAGCCGCCGAGGTACCCGCTGACCAGGCCCAGCAGCACGCCGAGCACGAGGGACAGGGCCACCGACACGAGGATCACGATCACCGCGGTCTGGGAGCCCCACACCGCACGGGAGAAGACGTCATAGCCGCCGACCGTGGTGCCCCAGAGGTGCTTGCCGCCGGGGGCCGCCTGCGCCGGGAAGGTGCCGTCGGCGTCGGAGATCTGGGAGTAGCCGTACGGCGCGATCACCGGCGCCAGCAGGGCCACGAGAACGAAGAGCACCGTCAGAGCGGTGCCCAGCACGAGCATGCCGCGCTGGAGGCCGACGCTCTGGCGGAAGTGGGAGATGACGGGAAGGCGGCGCAGCCAGGAGCCGCGCTGAGGAAGCTGCGGCGCGGGGGCCGGCGTCGTCGGTGTTGCAGACATCAGTACCTCACCCGGGGGTCGATGATGGCGGCCACGATGTCCACCACGAAGTTGGTCACGGCCACGATCACGGCGAGCAGCATCACGATGCCCTGCACGGCCACGAAGTCACGGGCGGTCAGGTACTGCGCCAGCTGGTAGCCCAGGCCCTTCCACTCGAACGTCGTC
Above is a window of Arthrobacter sp. Y-9 DNA encoding:
- a CDS encoding ABC transporter permease — encoded protein: MSATPTTPAPAPQLPQRGSWLRRLPVISHFRQSVGLQRGMLVLGTALTVLFVLVALLAPVIAPYGYSQISDADGTFPAQAAPGGKHLWGTTVGGYDVFSRAVWGSQTAVIVILVSVALSLVLGVLLGLVSGYLGGWVDRILVVVADAIYAFPSLLLAIVMSIVISHGQSSFWGGVLACAFSITVVFVPQYFRVIRAETIRLKAEPFVESAKVVGASPWRIMGRHIFKNATRTLPLIFTLNSSEAILTLAGLGFLGFGIEPTSAAEWGFDLNKAMSDASSGIWWTGVFPGAAIVLTVLGLTLMGESMNDLNDPRLRGRRRPGRKSTSRAAVVGSAQGAQSAPGSNGKEATA